Proteins from a genomic interval of Sphingopyxis sp. QXT-31:
- a CDS encoding RHS repeat protein — protein sequence MVPTVGAIAADEVRTAYTANGQVDYVIDAESNRTTYIYDGFDRLSQTRYPSTTKGANSSNASDYEGLTYDARSSVTQRRLRDGTTIGYSYDDLGQLTTKDLPTGETDVTFSYDMIGRATGATQGSHSLSFVQDALGRLTSQTGPLGTNGYTYDAAGRRLTMSYPGATLTINYDYDVAGNVLTVRENGATSGAGLLATYAFDAAGRRSSVTFGNGSVQSFTYGTTTANLRDGRIETITNNLGGAATTHDLTQTFDYNPAGQIQKVARSNDAYAWAAHYNVDRSYTIDGLNRIMNIGSTAFTYDGRGNLTNDGTNAFTYTSENLLKTGPGGATLAYDPLGRLFETVKSGATTRFLYDGADRIGEYDGSNVMSVAIR from the coding sequence TTGGTACCGACCGTCGGGGCGATCGCGGCGGACGAGGTGCGCACTGCCTACACCGCGAACGGTCAGGTCGATTATGTGATCGACGCCGAGAGCAATCGCACGACCTATATTTATGACGGGTTCGACCGGCTGTCGCAGACGCGCTATCCCTCGACCACCAAGGGGGCGAACAGCAGCAATGCGAGCGATTACGAGGGGCTGACCTACGACGCGCGGAGCAGCGTGACGCAGCGCCGGCTGCGCGACGGTACGACGATCGGCTACAGCTACGACGATCTGGGCCAGCTCACGACAAAGGACCTGCCGACCGGCGAAACCGACGTCACCTTTAGCTACGACATGATCGGCCGCGCGACAGGCGCGACGCAGGGCAGTCACAGCCTGAGCTTCGTGCAGGATGCGCTTGGACGACTGACCAGCCAGACGGGGCCGCTGGGCACGAACGGCTATACCTATGATGCGGCGGGGCGACGGCTGACGATGAGCTATCCCGGCGCGACGCTGACGATCAACTACGACTATGACGTTGCGGGCAACGTGCTGACAGTTCGTGAAAACGGCGCCACCTCCGGTGCCGGGCTGTTGGCAACCTATGCGTTCGACGCTGCGGGCCGCCGATCGAGCGTGACGTTCGGCAACGGGAGCGTGCAGAGCTTCACTTACGGCACGACGACCGCCAATCTGAGAGATGGCCGGATCGAGACGATCACCAACAACCTGGGCGGCGCGGCGACGACGCACGATCTGACGCAGACCTTCGATTATAATCCGGCGGGTCAGATCCAGAAGGTCGCGCGCAGCAATGACGCCTACGCTTGGGCTGCGCATTATAATGTCGATCGCAGTTACACGATCGACGGGCTCAACCGGATCATGAACATCGGCTCGACCGCCTTCACCTACGACGGTCGCGGCAATCTGACGAATGACGGGACGAACGCCTTTACCTACACCAGCGAGAATCTGCTCAAGACGGGACCGGGCGGCGCGACGCTGGCCTATGATCCGCTGGGTCGGCTCTTCGAGACGGTGAAGTCGGGGGCGACCACGCGGTTCCTCTACGACGGCGCCGACCGCATCGGCGAATATGACGGCAGCAACGTTATGTCGGTAGCGATCCGGTAA
- a CDS encoding autotransporter domain-containing protein: protein MTSIHFRSARPRRSPRVALLSATAGLAMVGASPALAECVTQVDGVTVICSGENSDGQTVNTAGAAVVTTTPGFSIDSAGSALVIRGFGAVSYDDANALSLIARGGDGLLVVNNGSAGRVSIRTGADITGSDRGLLVNNLGNGGIRIESTGTVSGGVRGISALAVANIGPSANDDIEIIANNASGEVGVGTENRGGNGSIRITSTGTASATIATGFGISAFNSVAGAGRDIVIEANNIGGVGGGINSTNRGIGSTSITVNGTVNVSGRQGITATNAASATDLSVITNGTVTSGATSITILNEGTGDTAIIARAQLTSNNLMPEASPQSGNGINVFNGAAARNIVVAAAGVEGRAGILINNGGLGTTSLTATGLIKGRDGRGVEITTGIAAGDIAVQLAAVEGATDGVVINPAGNGDIDLTVTGPVVAGGDGVRIERASGTTGDTMVAVGDVTGGQNGVLLLAEGTGQTSINATGTLTGTDRDGLFASGSGPILLDLDNSNGAHNGVTLNIAGAGDGHLVSRGTATGGASGVRAATTPGATGSLSLDVNNASGGDFGVSILTGGTGGGDGGGESVDVLRTADIGIAAINADAGFGTTLITRGTVEGGIAAIDAVTESGLAFRLTNDGTIRNRSGASGDLAIQAAGGPVDILNNGALLGTIRLDAGIVAPEPEPEPEDPGDDETRGRSARAAFVIAEVPDIEASHRFTNAGTWNSIGGVNVFGGVDDVLVNVAGGRLFGGAAAATAETTTYSGLETLTNQGIVTMADGGFGDVVQTSGDATFAAGSLLAVDAGGSGSDRFVAGGATVIETGARLQVSNPQPAVLGTRYTVLESAGGVTGSFTFADQLLSNFLGYRQGRTDTTIFVELAKLRAFASAGMTPNQIAVGTALDGQAASDPLAAATLLLPSDAAAQAAFDGLSGEIHPSVRTAMIEESRLPRNAVLERLDERTGSAVWGQLFGNWGDSDGANGTGDLDRKTIGGVLGADFAVGDRATIGIAGSYLETDVDARARSSSAKLKSWHVLGYAGVQVGGASLKVGGGYASASIDTDRAVAFPGIGQRLVADYDGSVIHGFADLGYRLPLGTGHVEPFAQIVAVRADTDAFAETGGSAAVAGAKARENATLSTLGARFSTSTDGRFSVGGMAGWQHGFGDLTPATAMRFTTGPGFAVIGTRRSRDAGVATIDARLRLSGAAQITVSYDGVIGSAGQDHSVKAGLRIAF from the coding sequence ATGACCAGCATCCATTTCCGTTCCGCTCGTCCGCGCCGCAGCCCACGCGTCGCTCTCCTGTCCGCCACCGCCGGCCTGGCGATGGTCGGCGCATCGCCCGCGCTCGCCGAATGCGTCACCCAGGTCGACGGTGTGACGGTGATCTGTTCGGGCGAAAACAGCGACGGCCAGACGGTCAACACGGCGGGCGCGGCCGTCGTCACGACCACGCCGGGTTTCTCGATCGACAGCGCGGGCAGCGCACTCGTCATTCGCGGCTTCGGCGCGGTGAGCTATGACGATGCCAATGCGTTGTCGTTGATTGCGCGCGGCGGCGACGGATTGCTTGTCGTCAACAATGGCAGTGCCGGGCGCGTGTCGATTCGTACCGGCGCCGATATCACGGGCAGCGACCGCGGCCTCCTGGTCAACAATCTGGGCAATGGCGGTATCCGCATCGAATCGACCGGCACCGTCAGCGGAGGCGTCCGGGGGATTTCGGCACTCGCGGTGGCAAACATCGGTCCCAGTGCGAATGACGATATCGAAATCATTGCGAACAACGCGTCCGGCGAAGTCGGTGTCGGCACTGAAAATCGCGGCGGCAATGGATCGATCCGTATCACCTCGACCGGGACCGCGTCGGCGACAATCGCGACCGGCTTTGGCATCTCCGCGTTCAACAGCGTCGCGGGCGCCGGACGCGATATCGTCATCGAAGCGAACAATATCGGCGGCGTTGGCGGCGGAATCAACAGCACCAATCGCGGCATCGGATCGACCAGCATCACCGTCAACGGAACCGTTAACGTCTCGGGCCGGCAGGGCATCACGGCCACCAACGCGGCGAGCGCGACGGACCTCAGCGTCATCACGAACGGAACGGTGACCAGTGGCGCGACGAGCATCACCATACTCAACGAAGGCACCGGCGACACGGCCATCATCGCGCGCGCGCAACTGACCAGCAACAATCTGATGCCCGAAGCCAGTCCGCAAAGCGGCAACGGGATCAATGTCTTTAACGGCGCCGCGGCGCGCAACATCGTCGTGGCGGCGGCCGGGGTCGAGGGACGCGCGGGCATCCTGATCAACAACGGGGGGCTCGGCACGACGTCGTTGACGGCGACCGGTCTGATCAAGGGACGCGACGGGCGCGGCGTGGAAATCACGACGGGCATCGCGGCGGGCGACATCGCGGTCCAGCTTGCCGCGGTCGAGGGCGCGACCGACGGCGTCGTCATCAATCCGGCCGGCAATGGCGATATCGACTTGACGGTGACCGGACCGGTCGTTGCCGGCGGCGACGGGGTCCGCATCGAGCGCGCGAGCGGCACGACCGGCGACACGATGGTAGCAGTGGGCGATGTGACCGGCGGACAAAACGGCGTCCTGCTGCTGGCGGAGGGCACGGGGCAGACGAGCATCAACGCGACCGGCACCCTGACCGGTACCGATCGCGACGGCCTGTTCGCCAGCGGTTCGGGGCCGATCCTGCTCGACCTCGACAACAGCAACGGCGCGCACAACGGCGTGACGCTGAACATCGCCGGCGCGGGCGATGGTCATCTTGTTTCGCGCGGCACGGCAACCGGCGGCGCGAGCGGCGTGCGCGCGGCGACCACGCCGGGCGCGACGGGCAGCCTGTCGCTGGACGTCAACAATGCCTCGGGCGGCGACTTCGGCGTTTCGATCCTGACGGGTGGCACGGGCGGCGGCGATGGCGGCGGCGAAAGTGTGGACGTGCTGCGCACCGCCGACATCGGTATCGCGGCGATCAACGCGGACGCGGGATTCGGCACGACGCTGATCACGCGCGGCACGGTCGAGGGCGGCATCGCCGCGATCGATGCGGTTACCGAAAGCGGTCTGGCGTTCCGCCTGACCAACGACGGCACCATTCGCAACCGGTCCGGCGCGTCGGGCGATCTTGCGATCCAGGCAGCGGGCGGTCCGGTCGATATCCTCAATAACGGCGCCCTGCTCGGCACGATCCGGCTCGACGCCGGAATCGTCGCGCCCGAACCCGAGCCGGAACCCGAAGATCCCGGCGACGATGAAACCCGCGGCCGTTCGGCGCGCGCCGCCTTCGTCATCGCCGAAGTGCCCGATATCGAGGCGAGCCACCGCTTCACCAACGCCGGCACCTGGAACAGCATCGGCGGGGTCAATGTCTTTGGCGGCGTCGACGATGTGCTGGTCAATGTCGCGGGTGGGCGCCTGTTCGGCGGCGCGGCAGCGGCGACCGCCGAGACCACGACTTATTCGGGCCTCGAAACGCTGACCAACCAAGGCATCGTCACGATGGCCGACGGCGGCTTTGGCGATGTCGTGCAGACCAGCGGCGATGCGACCTTCGCCGCGGGATCGCTGCTTGCGGTCGATGCGGGCGGCAGCGGGTCGGACCGTTTCGTCGCGGGCGGCGCCACGGTGATCGAAACCGGAGCCCGGCTGCAGGTCAGCAATCCGCAGCCCGCAGTGCTGGGGACGCGTTACACCGTGCTCGAATCGGCGGGCGGCGTGACCGGCAGCTTCACCTTCGCCGACCAGCTGCTCTCGAACTTCCTCGGCTATCGTCAGGGCCGCACCGACACGACGATCTTCGTCGAACTGGCGAAGCTGCGCGCGTTCGCGTCGGCGGGGATGACGCCGAACCAGATTGCCGTCGGCACCGCGCTCGACGGGCAGGCGGCGAGCGACCCGCTGGCCGCAGCGACCTTGTTGTTGCCCAGCGATGCGGCGGCGCAAGCGGCGTTCGACGGCCTGTCGGGCGAAATCCACCCGAGCGTCCGCACCGCGATGATCGAGGAGAGCCGTCTGCCGCGCAACGCGGTGCTCGAGCGGCTCGACGAACGCACCGGGAGCGCGGTCTGGGGACAACTGTTCGGCAATTGGGGCGATAGCGACGGCGCGAACGGCACCGGCGACCTGGATCGCAAGACGATCGGCGGGGTGCTGGGTGCCGACTTTGCGGTCGGCGACCGCGCGACGATCGGTATCGCCGGCTCCTATCTCGAAACCGACGTCGATGCCCGCGCGCGCAGCAGCAGCGCCAAGCTCAAAAGCTGGCATGTGCTGGGCTATGCGGGCGTGCAGGTCGGCGGCGCATCGCTCAAGGTCGGCGGCGGCTATGCGTCGGCCAGCATCGACACCGACCGGGCAGTCGCCTTTCCCGGCATCGGCCAGCGCCTTGTCGCCGACTATGACGGCTCGGTCATCCATGGCTTTGCCGACCTCGGCTACCGCCTGCCGCTCGGCACCGGCCATGTCGAACCCTTTGCCCAGATCGTCGCCGTGCGCGCCGATACCGACGCTTTCGCCGAAACCGGCGGCAGCGCGGCGGTTGCGGGCGCCAAAGCGCGCGAGAACGCGACCCTCTCGACGCTTGGCGCCCGCTTCTCGACCAGCACGGACGGCCGTTTCTCGGTCGGCGGCATGGCAGGGTGGCAGCATGGGTTCGGCGACCTGACGCCCGCCACCGCGATGCGCTTCACGACCGGTCCGGGCTTTGCCGTGATCGGGACGCGGCGCTCGCGCGATGCCGGCGTCGCGACGATCGACGCGCGGCTGCGGCTGAGCGGGGCGGCGCAGATCACCGTCAGCTATGACGGTGTGATCGGGTCGGCAGGGCAGGATCACAGCGTCAAGGCTGGGTTGCGGATCGCCTTCTGA